The Methanohalophilus levihalophilus genome has a segment encoding these proteins:
- a CDS encoding VOC family protein, with the protein MPTITHLDIPADDVERATKFYSDVFGWKIEKVPGPMDYYIFETTDNEGNPGVGGGIGERSMPDMHTTSFVDVPSIDEYIAKVEDNGGKIIMPKAPVPGMGYMAVFLDTEENPVGLWETDETATE; encoded by the coding sequence ATGCCAACAATAACTCACTTAGACATCCCAGCGGATGATGTTGAGCGTGCAACGAAGTTTTATTCCGACGTCTTTGGATGGAAAATAGAGAAAGTTCCCGGACCGATGGATTACTACATATTTGAAACAACAGACAATGAAGGTAATCCAGGCGTAGGTGGTGGAATTGGTGAACGTTCCATGCCGGATATGCATACTACCAGCTTTGTTGATGTTCCTTCAATTGACGAATATATTGCAAAAGTAGAAGACAACGGGGGAAAGATCATCATGCCGAAAGCCCCTGTTCCCGGGATGGGCTATATGGCAGTTTTCCTTGATACTGAGGAAAATCCAGTTGGGTTGTGGGAAACCGACGAGACTGCTACAGAATAA
- a CDS encoding GTP-binding protein, with translation MQIIIIGGFLGSGKTTTLLNLGKTLTEQGRKIAIIVNEIGEVGLDGTTLATSGIQTREITDGCICCTLKISMEYTLQSLKEEYEPDTIIMEPTGLAFPKQIKDDLEIMDLEGVTFAPLVNIIDGTRFSAEIRQAPKFIQTQIEDAEILVINKIDIAPEEKVEAVFNALQEINPEATILKTSATEENQNFQQLIDILAHSSTRARKDTDRNSIEESGVAAYSIKYQLEEGTINEEIAENIAIGVLTNLKEAILELNPEFVGHMKIAVNTGSKLIRASITSAEAEIGIQVLENQARTSPFLALLCAVTNIDKEKLKSFMKDFTEKSLKRHGAHFKKEGESCEHHHTIKIDDLIA, from the coding sequence ATGCAAATTATAATCATTGGCGGCTTTTTAGGAAGCGGAAAAACAACTACACTATTAAACCTTGGAAAAACCCTGACCGAGCAGGGACGTAAAATCGCAATTATTGTAAACGAAATCGGAGAAGTGGGACTTGACGGAACTACGCTTGCGACTTCCGGCATCCAGACCCGGGAAATAACAGACGGATGTATCTGCTGCACTCTCAAAATCAGCATGGAATACACTCTCCAGAGCCTGAAGGAAGAATACGAACCGGATACCATTATAATGGAGCCTACAGGATTGGCCTTTCCAAAACAAATCAAGGATGATCTGGAAATAATGGATCTTGAAGGAGTTACATTTGCTCCTCTGGTAAATATTATTGACGGCACTCGCTTCAGTGCGGAAATCCGACAGGCACCAAAGTTTATCCAGACACAGATAGAAGATGCTGAAATCCTTGTAATCAACAAGATTGATATTGCCCCCGAGGAAAAAGTGGAAGCTGTTTTCAATGCATTACAGGAAATTAACCCGGAAGCGACTATTCTTAAAACTTCAGCTACCGAAGAAAACCAGAATTTCCAGCAGTTGATTGATATTCTTGCTCATAGTAGCACAAGAGCAAGGAAAGACACAGACAGAAACTCCATTGAAGAATCTGGCGTTGCAGCTTATTCCATCAAATACCAGCTAGAGGAAGGAACAATTAACGAAGAAATTGCAGAAAACATTGCAATCGGTGTTCTTACTAATCTGAAAGAAGCAATCCTTGAACTTAATCCTGAATTCGTAGGACATATGAAAATTGCAGTAAATACAGGTAGCAAACTTATTCGTGCAAGTATAACATCCGCAGAAGCGGAAATCGGCATACAGGTTCTGGAGAACCAGGCCAGGACAAGCCCATTCCTTGCTCTGCTTTGCGCAGTCACGAATATTGATAAGGAAAAACTAAAGTCCTTCATGAAGGATTTCACTGAAAAGTCACTGAAAAGGCATGGTGCACACTTCAAAAAAGAAGGCGAATCCTGTGAACATCATCACACAATAAAAATCGATGACTTGATTGCTTAA
- a CDS encoding CDGSH iron-sulfur domain-containing protein, whose amino-acid sequence MSSSNEENKPTIKVTKDGPYIVSNLENLRNSKGVFIETKPVIALCRCGGSTTKPFCSGAHTTNGFSGDKQEDRVPDQVDTYVGEKITIHDNRGVCSHMGHCTDNLPNVFRMKTEPWIDPDGASPEEIEHVIKMCPSGALSYTKDGVLHKEYPHEPEIFVGKNRSYNVVGGIELEDPDGSKPETQDHYTLCRCGGSRNKPFCDGTHWYNEFDDETN is encoded by the coding sequence ATGTCGTCTTCAAATGAAGAGAATAAACCAACTATCAAAGTAACAAAAGATGGTCCTTATATTGTTAGTAATCTGGAAAACCTGAGGAATTCCAAGGGCGTTTTCATTGAAACGAAACCTGTTATTGCTCTTTGCAGATGTGGGGGTTCAACAACAAAACCATTCTGTAGCGGAGCACATACTACAAATGGATTCTCTGGTGACAAACAGGAAGATCGAGTTCCTGATCAGGTAGACACGTATGTGGGAGAAAAGATTACAATTCATGACAACAGAGGTGTCTGCTCTCATATGGGTCATTGTACTGACAATCTGCCAAATGTTTTCCGCATGAAAACCGAACCCTGGATTGATCCTGATGGTGCATCCCCTGAGGAAATAGAACATGTAATCAAGATGTGTCCATCGGGAGCATTAAGTTATACTAAAGATGGGGTTCTTCACAAGGAATATCCCCATGAACCGGAAATCTTTGTGGGTAAAAACCGGTCTTATAATGTTGTTGGCGGAATCGAACTTGAAGATCCCGATGGTTCAAAACCCGAAACTCAGGATCATTATACCCTCTGTCGCTGTGGTGGCTCCAGGAACAAACCCTTCTGTGATGGTACCCACTGGTACAATGAGTTTGACGATGAAACTAATTAA
- a CDS encoding class I SAM-dependent methyltransferase yields MSLPELREVSMTSLLTLYCHAIESQSREPILEDEKAVEITSLLDRELSDSRDALAQVLVQRKIKKQMFIHIAIRAKKYDKYVTDFLQQNPSGVVVNIGCGLDSRFLRIDNGKVIFYDLDFPELISLKKRFFEETGRYRFIPSSVLDFEWIVQLKNEKGPFLFVAEGVFMYLPQKDVKALVLKLRSEFPDSELVCEVFNSFWLQKPFKKIVNFKMQKQLHLGKDAEFLSGIRSSNEMQQWGCGIELLDDWSYFDSNEKKLGWLKLLRNFGFIRKTQWTVHYRLGGCKHP; encoded by the coding sequence TTGTCTCTTCCTGAATTGCGCGAAGTATCCATGACATCATTGCTAACTCTCTATTGTCACGCAATTGAAAGTCAGTCACGGGAACCCATCCTTGAAGATGAAAAGGCTGTTGAAATTACATCCTTGCTTGATAGGGAATTGTCGGATTCCAGAGATGCCCTTGCTCAGGTTCTTGTTCAAAGAAAAATAAAAAAACAGATGTTTATTCATATTGCTATCCGGGCTAAAAAGTATGACAAATATGTGACTGATTTCCTGCAACAGAATCCTTCAGGAGTTGTCGTAAACATTGGTTGTGGACTTGATTCCCGTTTCCTGAGGATTGATAATGGCAAGGTTATTTTTTATGATCTTGATTTTCCTGAATTGATTTCACTTAAAAAACGGTTCTTTGAGGAAACCGGAAGGTATCGTTTCATTCCATCTTCAGTACTTGATTTTGAGTGGATTGTTCAACTGAAAAATGAAAAAGGGCCATTTCTGTTTGTTGCAGAAGGAGTTTTCATGTATCTTCCACAAAAAGATGTGAAGGCTCTGGTACTCAAACTGCGTTCCGAATTCCCGGACTCGGAGTTGGTTTGTGAAGTATTCAATTCCTTCTGGCTCCAGAAACCTTTTAAGAAAATAGTAAATTTCAAAATGCAAAAACAACTTCACCTTGGAAAAGATGCGGAATTTCTTTCGGGGATTCGTAGTAGCAATGAGATGCAGCAATGGGGTTGTGGCATTGAATTGCTCGACGACTGGTCATATTTCGACAGTAATGAGAAGAAACTCGGATGGCTTAAACTATTAAGAAATTTTGGTTTTATCAGGAAAACCCAGTGGACGGTTCATTACCGGCTGGGAGGGTGCAAACATCCCTGA
- a CDS encoding DUF21 domain-containing protein — protein MNLVVWILIFLCLVQSAIFSGLTIGLFGLTRLRLETEAEAGNKSAGKILKIRKDSNFLLTTLLWGNVSVNVLIALLTDSVMTGTAAFIFSAVFITCFGEIAPQAYFTRKAMRAGAYLVPLVRFYQVLFYPVAKPSAMMLDHWLGKEQMTYFKENSFRIMLEKHIKSSKTDIGTLEGIGALNFLSIDDISISDEGSIIDPRSIITLPIDNGRPVFPEIARDPSDPFLKRIDMSGKKWVIITDHLFQPVMVMDADGFLRAVLYTDKPFYPFTYCHRPIVITSPETKLDSVIPRLKVYPVHPEDDVIDMDLLLYWGPDEKRIITGSDILGRLLRGIVVRV, from the coding sequence ATGAATCTAGTTGTCTGGATACTGATTTTTCTTTGTTTGGTACAATCTGCTATATTTTCCGGGCTCACAATAGGGCTTTTCGGATTAACCCGTTTAAGGCTTGAAACTGAAGCCGAAGCCGGGAATAAGAGTGCAGGAAAAATCCTGAAAATCAGGAAGGATTCAAATTTCCTGCTAACCACACTATTGTGGGGTAATGTCAGTGTCAATGTATTGATAGCGCTGCTTACTGATTCCGTTATGACAGGAACTGCAGCATTTATCTTTTCAGCAGTTTTCATCACCTGTTTCGGGGAAATTGCTCCTCAGGCTTATTTCACAAGAAAGGCTATGAGGGCTGGCGCATATCTTGTTCCACTGGTCAGGTTTTACCAAGTATTATTTTATCCCGTGGCGAAACCGTCGGCCATGATGCTCGATCACTGGCTTGGAAAGGAGCAGATGACTTATTTCAAGGAAAATTCTTTCCGTATAATGCTTGAAAAACACATTAAATCTTCGAAAACAGACATCGGAACCCTTGAAGGCATTGGTGCCCTGAATTTCCTTTCAATAGATGACATAAGTATTTCCGATGAAGGTTCTATAATAGATCCCCGCAGCATTATTACCTTACCAATCGATAATGGTAGACCTGTTTTCCCGGAAATCGCAAGGGATCCTTCTGATCCGTTTCTCAAACGGATTGATATGTCCGGCAAAAAATGGGTCATTATCACAGATCACCTTTTCCAGCCAGTCATGGTTATGGATGCCGATGGTTTTCTCAGGGCAGTTTTGTATACAGACAAACCATTCTATCCATTTACGTACTGTCATCGCCCAATTGTGATAACTTCTCCGGAAACAAAACTTGATAGTGTAATCCCCAGACTCAAGGTCTATCCGGTTCATCCCGAAGATGATGTCATCGATATGGATCTACTTCTCTATTGGGGGCCTGATGAAAAGCGCATTATCACAGGTTCCGATATCCTTGGAAGATTGCTGCGTGGAATCGTTGTGAGGGTTTGA
- a CDS encoding class I SAM-dependent methyltransferase has product MVSPSRRRKRERRFWTKVSSGYDEWINRDFADQYETFKPRVASAVLPEDEILEVGTGTGEIAIHLAPKCRSVNAVDISPEMIAIANSKKMESGTENIEFKVEDAYSLSFDDCSFTKVIAVNSLQTMKQPSEAMLEGYRVLRNSGEFISITYCYGDTGLFERLKLMKWAFQYGIPGYWNNFRKKDLVSKFKEAGFEILETEWVWKHPRVLFLRCRKNIGCNDYS; this is encoded by the coding sequence TTGGTATCCCCTTCCAGAAGAAGAAAAAGGGAACGCAGATTCTGGACAAAAGTCTCCAGTGGATACGATGAGTGGATTAACAGGGATTTTGCAGATCAATACGAAACATTCAAGCCAAGGGTTGCATCTGCTGTGCTTCCGGAAGATGAAATCCTGGAGGTGGGAACCGGTACCGGAGAAATCGCAATTCATCTTGCACCAAAATGCCGGAGCGTGAACGCTGTTGATATTTCACCGGAAATGATTGCGATTGCAAACAGCAAGAAAATGGAATCCGGGACTGAAAATATCGAATTTAAAGTGGAAGATGCCTACAGTCTTTCTTTTGATGATTGCAGTTTCACGAAAGTGATTGCCGTTAATTCCCTGCAGACGATGAAACAGCCATCTGAAGCGATGCTGGAAGGTTACAGGGTTTTAAGAAATTCCGGTGAATTTATCAGCATAACGTATTGTTACGGTGATACAGGTCTTTTTGAAAGACTTAAGCTAATGAAATGGGCTTTCCAGTATGGTATTCCCGGCTACTGGAACAATTTCAGGAAAAAGGATCTGGTTTCAAAATTCAAGGAAGCTGGATTTGAGATACTTGAAACCGAATGGGTCTGGAAACATCCCCGAGTTCTGTTTCTCAGGTGCAGGAAAAATATCGGTTGTAATGATTATTCATGA
- the corA gene encoding magnesium/cobalt transporter CorA: MLRYSSKVSKKAGLPPGTLMRVGEKRSDKTIITVIDYSPEKFEERIIENVEELYPYKNTPEITWINVIGIDNIDVIEKIGSNFGLHPLVLEDILNTNQRPKMEDFGNLMYIVLKMLYFEEEENDITSEQVSLILGENYVISFQEAEMDVFNPLRERIRKSKGRIRTMGSDYLAYSLLDAIIDNYFLMLEKLGEYLEDTEKELIGDPDQKILEEINYLKGEMIFLRKAVWPLREVISNLERRDSPLIQEKTVIFLRDLYDHTIQIIDTVETYKEMLSGMVELYLSSVSNRMNEVMKILTIIATIFIPLTFIAGIYGMNFEYMPELQWRWGYPAVWFVMTAILLAMVYYFRKKKWL; the protein is encoded by the coding sequence TTGTTAAGATATTCGTCCAAGGTTTCAAAGAAGGCAGGTCTCCCCCCTGGTACATTGATGAGAGTGGGGGAAAAACGATCTGATAAGACTATTATTACTGTTATTGACTACAGTCCGGAAAAATTTGAAGAACGAATCATCGAAAATGTAGAGGAACTTTACCCATACAAAAATACACCTGAAATTACCTGGATCAATGTAATCGGTATTGACAACATCGACGTTATTGAAAAAATAGGTTCAAATTTCGGTTTGCACCCCCTTGTTCTTGAGGATATTCTTAACACAAACCAACGCCCAAAGATGGAAGATTTTGGGAATCTGATGTATATAGTCCTGAAAATGCTCTATTTTGAGGAAGAGGAAAATGACATTACATCAGAACAGGTCAGCCTGATACTGGGGGAAAACTACGTGATTTCATTCCAGGAAGCCGAAATGGATGTGTTTAATCCCCTTCGGGAAAGGATTCGAAAATCAAAGGGTCGAATCAGGACAATGGGATCTGACTACCTTGCCTACAGCTTGCTGGATGCAATCATAGACAATTATTTCCTGATGCTTGAGAAGCTGGGAGAATATCTTGAAGACACAGAAAAAGAGCTGATAGGAGATCCAGACCAAAAAATTCTCGAAGAAATCAATTACCTCAAAGGAGAGATGATATTCCTGAGAAAAGCCGTCTGGCCCCTGAGGGAAGTGATAAGCAATTTAGAGAGAAGGGATTCTCCTCTGATACAGGAAAAAACAGTTATTTTCCTGAGAGATCTCTATGATCACACCATACAAATCATTGATACTGTTGAAACCTACAAGGAAATGCTTTCCGGAATGGTGGAACTGTATCTTTCCAGCGTCAGCAACCGTATGAATGAAGTCATGAAGATCTTGACAATTATAGCTACTATATTCATTCCACTCACATTTATTGCTGGAATATACGGCATGAACTTTGAATACATGCCGGAACTTCAATGGAGATGGGGATACCCTGCAGTCTGGTTTGTGATGACTGCAATTCTGCTGGCAATGGTATATTACTTCAGGAAGAAAAAGTGGCTTTGA
- a CDS encoding alpha-hydroxy-acid oxidizing protein: MTRWYCTVCNIYHYDDRTGDPETGIEAGTLPDDFPDDWKCPVCGATKDKLRPVDETRDQAEASRNDKKVTVTIAADNPLVRPELVQEYGKPLGLAGIGSGSSYLNNFKALEKIKLRTRLISEHNEPFTKADFFGKEVEIPLFGAPMGGLSYFESIEEEDFIKFILKGCEEAGTIGFTGDTAKEYTEHPGIHALKEYSGNGVNIFKPQSQEVLLDLLKQSEKAGAIAAGIDLDGAGSVNFTLAGKPVYRKTIEDLRELKKSTTLPFMVKGIMCEEDAVAALEAGADIIGISNHGGRVLDANPGVAEVLPGIVNTIRNTKNGKNAVITADGGIRTGFDIMKMLALGADFVLAGRPLVREAVPHGSEGVKRLIDFMKADLKKAMVMTSCNRLEDINEDIIFKM, from the coding sequence ATGACAAGATGGTATTGTACCGTATGCAATATTTATCACTACGATGACAGGACGGGAGATCCGGAAACCGGAATTGAAGCGGGAACATTACCGGATGATTTTCCTGATGACTGGAAGTGCCCTGTTTGCGGGGCAACAAAGGACAAACTGAGGCCAGTTGATGAAACCAGGGATCAGGCTGAGGCTTCCAGAAATGATAAAAAAGTCACTGTCACAATTGCTGCCGATAACCCACTGGTGAGACCTGAACTTGTACAGGAATACGGAAAACCTCTTGGACTTGCGGGAATTGGCAGTGGTTCATCATATCTCAATAATTTCAAGGCACTGGAAAAAATCAAGCTACGTACCCGGCTTATTTCAGAACACAACGAACCTTTTACAAAAGCTGATTTTTTCGGAAAGGAAGTGGAAATACCACTCTTCGGAGCACCAATGGGTGGATTAAGCTATTTTGAAAGTATTGAGGAAGAGGATTTCATCAAATTTATCCTGAAAGGATGTGAGGAAGCAGGAACCATCGGATTCACAGGCGATACTGCGAAAGAATACACAGAACATCCGGGAATTCATGCTTTAAAGGAATATAGCGGAAACGGAGTTAATATCTTCAAGCCCCAATCGCAGGAAGTCCTGCTTGATCTGCTTAAACAATCCGAAAAAGCAGGCGCTATTGCAGCAGGAATTGATCTCGATGGCGCAGGTTCCGTGAATTTTACACTTGCAGGAAAGCCGGTTTACAGGAAAACAATTGAAGACCTCAGGGAATTGAAAAAATCAACAACTCTGCCCTTTATGGTAAAAGGCATAATGTGTGAAGAAGATGCAGTGGCTGCTCTTGAAGCAGGTGCCGATATAATAGGGATCTCAAATCACGGTGGACGTGTGCTGGATGCAAACCCCGGTGTTGCCGAAGTGCTGCCCGGAATTGTGAATACAATACGAAACACGAAAAACGGAAAAAATGCTGTCATCACGGCTGACGGTGGAATCAGAACAGGTTTTGACATTATGAAGATGCTTGCTCTTGGAGCTGATTTTGTACTGGCGGGAAGACCGCTTGTGAGAGAAGCTGTTCCCCATGGCAGTGAAGGAGTAAAGCGACTAATTGATTTCATGAAAGCTGACCTCAAAAAAGCCATGGTAATGACTTCATGCAATAGACTTGAAGACATTAATGAAGATATTATATTCAAAATGTGA